A portion of the Phaeodactylum tricornutum CCAP 1055/1 chromosome 7, whole genome shotgun sequence genome contains these proteins:
- a CDS encoding predicted protein, producing the protein MQLPPLVSSDLADMGGFGESMLKRLAEKHPDSVCQLTFQYRMHEDICQLSNDIVYAGSLKCGNDDVRYRKLDLPGFPENMGNIGDVATNAWLMRSVDPDFPVVFLDTDKIRLDLSSKGEGLEALERTLRNRDGGSIVNYVEARIVQLIVEGFLSCGIEAQAVGVICPFRAQLRVMDECASLASWKSKGLEMSTIDRYQGRDKPVVVVSFVRSNEKGRVGRLLQDFRRLNVAITRAKCKLVMVGSFTTLYAGSNVLKPVLNRMRNKDNVVSLSPNVFTTNIDSQ; encoded by the exons ATGCAGCTGCCGCCTCTTGTGAGCAGTGATCTTGCGGATATGGGAG gattCGGGGAGTCGATGTTAAAGCGTCTTGCTGAAAAGCACCCAGATTCGGTTTGTCAGCTTACTTTCCAATATCGAATGCATGAGGACATCTGTCAGCTTAGCAATGATATTGTGTACGCAGGGAGTCTCAAATGTGGAAACGATGATGTTAGGTATCGTAAGTTAGATTTACCTGGTTTCCCGGAAAACATGGGGAATATCGGCGACGTTGCAACTAATGCATGGCTAATGCGCTCGGTGGACCCTGATTTTCCTGTTGTCTTTCTGGATACGGACAAAATTCGACTGGACCTATCGTCAAAAGGCGAAGGATTGGAAGCGCTCGAACGGACGTTACGCAACAGAGATGGGGGCAGCATTGTCAACTACGTCGAGGCCCGTATCGTCCAGTTGATTGTTGAAGGTTTTCTTTCCTGTGGTATTGAGGCTCAGGCAGTGGGAGTGATTTGTCCGTTCCGGGCTCAG CTCCGTGTCATGGACGAGTGTGCTTCCCTGGCAAGCTGGAAGAGCAAAGGTCTTGAAATGAGCACTATCGATCGATATCAAGGCCGAGACAAGCCAGTCGTTGTAGTCTCATTTGTTCGAAGCAACGAGAAAGGCCGAGTCGGTCGCCTTCTACAAGACTTCAGGCGTCTGAATGTGGCCATAACACGAGCAAAGTGCAAGCTTGTGATGGTGGGGTCGTTTACTACATTGTATGCTGGAAGCAACGTTTTAAAGCCCGTTTTGAACCGTATGCGAAACAAAGACAATGTTGTTTCGTTGTCACCTAATGTCTTCACCACTAATATTGACAGTCAGTGA
- a CDS encoding predicted protein encodes MHLLRPSRHPLKLGPVLRQQYLTTRTAPRRLQPNMHLVANLRSATLTGASLHRIRLYSTTTVHSLDILVDPRVISQPKRNEKSKKSNKPSYRFVDRVRVQVSGGAGGKGSLSSEQMRRRHHLRPDGGHGGHGGQVFLVADPREQTLSWTHPHAQAEKGTNGSSKECSGRKGENLIIRVPSGNEESLTDSVRRTVVIADLDEPGSYALVARGGQGGIGSSYYASAQGPTPDAKILIRKAKPEPGEIAFLELELKLIADIGLVGFPNAGKSSLLHAMSRASPEIAPYPFTTLHPLIGCIEYQDGYRIRAADIPGLIEGASEGRGCGHAFLRHIERTKALLYIVDAAGTDFRDPAEDLKILAKELESYGDGSLLERRALVVANKLDLLTEEQAFEILEAVGQA; translated from the exons ATGCATTTGTTACGCCCCTCACGGCATCCGCTAAAGCTCGGTCCGGTCCTGCGACAACAATACCTAACAACTCGTACAGCACCACGGAGACTTCAACCGAACATGCACCTCGTCGCTAACCTGCGCTCGGCCACGCTCACGGGCGCTTCTTTGCATAGGATCCGGTTGTACTCGACCACGACTGTCCATAGCCTGGATATTCTCGTGGATCCTCGTGTCATATCGCAgccgaaacgaaacgaaaagagcaagaaatCCAACAAACCTTCCTACCGCTTCGTGGATCGGGTCAGGGTCCAGGTTTCGGGAGGTGCCGGGGGAAAGGGGTCCCTTTCCTCCGAACAAATGCGCCGCCGACATCATTTACGGCCGGATGGTGGGCACGGTGGTCATGGAGGTCAGGTCTTCCTCGTCGCCGATCCGAGGGAGCAAACGCTGTCGTGGACGCATCCACACGCGCAAGCGGAAAAGGGCACCAACGGGTCGAGCAAGGAATGTTCCGGACGGAAAGGGGAAAACCTGATTATACGAGTTCCCT CTGGGAATGAAGAAAGTCTTACCGATTCAGTACGACGCACCGTGGTGATTGCGGATTTGGATGAACCTGGTTCCTATGCTTTGGTGGCACGGGGCGGCCAAGGAGGAATTGGCTCGTCTTACTATGCGAGTGCACAGGGACCTACTCCTGATGCGAAAATCTTGATTCGTAAGGCCAAACCAGAACCTGGTGAAATTGCCTTTCTGGAGCTGGAGCTCAAGCTCATCGCAGACATCGGGCTAGTTGGTTTCCCCAACGCTGGTAAGTCCAGTCTCCTACACGCTATGAGCCGAGCTTCGCCCGAGATTGCTCCCTATCCGTTTACCACACTGCATCCCCTTATTGGATGTATTGAATATCAGGATGGATACAGGATCCGAGCGGCTGACATTCCAGGTTTGATCGAAGGCGCATCTGAAGGCAGAGGTTGTGGACACGCCTTTTTGCGCCACATTGAACGAACGAAGGCACTCTTGTACATTGTCGATGCAGCAGGTACAGACTTTCGGGATCCAGCggaagatttgaaaatcTTAGCGAAAGAGTTGGAATCTTACGGTGACGGAAGCCTTCTGGAACGACGTGCGCTAGTGGTTGCCAACAAGCTGGAtcttttgacggaagaacaAGCCTTCGAGATTCTCGAAGCGGTCGGGCAAGCT